A genomic region of Sarcophilus harrisii chromosome 6, mSarHar1.11, whole genome shotgun sequence contains the following coding sequences:
- the LOC100919538 gene encoding olfactory receptor 508-like, producing MSGNNCTAVTEFILLGLTDDPILCAILFVIFLGVYAVTLVGNLSIVILIRNSSQLHTPMYFFLSHLAFVDTSYSSSVTPVMLKNFLVDKTNIPFGGCVAQMFCGATFGTAECFLLAVMAYDRYEAICSPLLYSTKMTTKACTLLLITSYLGSCINAWIFTGCLLNRSFCGSNKINHFFCDYAPLVKLSYSQDDLAETLPSASTGSIILITVLIIIISYVYILFSVLKISSTEGRSKAFSTCTSHLTAVTLFYGTLTFIYVMPKSSYSTDVNKVMSVFYIVMIPMLNPLIYSLRNNEVKEALRKLMSKKHLFS from the coding sequence ATGTCTGGCAATAACTGTACTGCTGTGACTGAATTCATCCTTTTGGGATTAACAGATGATCCAATCCTGTGTGCCATCCTCTTTGTGATATTTCTGGGTGTTTATGCTGTCACCTTAGTTGGTAACCTAAGCATAGTCATATTGATCAGAAATAGCTCCCAGCTTCACACTCCAATGTACTTTTTTCTCAGCCACTTGGCTTTTGTGGACACATCGTATTCCTCATCTGTCACACCTGTTATGCTGAAGAACTTCCTTGTGGACAAAACCAACATCCCTTTTGGAGGCTGTGTGGCCCAAATGTTCTGTGGAGCCACCTTTGGGACAGCTGAGTGCTTCCTGCTAGCTGTGATGGCCTATGATAGGTATGAGGCCATTTGTAGCCCCCTTCTCTACTCCACCAAAATGACTACTAAGGCATGCACTCTGCTACTAATCACATCCTACCTGGGTAGTTGTATAAATGCTTGGATATTTACTGGTTGTTTATTAAATCGGTCTTTCTGTGGATCCAACAAAATCAATCACTTTTTCTGTGATTATGCACCACTTGTGAAACTTTCTTATTCCCAAGATGATCTTGCTGAAACTCTTCCTTCTGCTTCTACTGGGTCAATAATTTTGATCACAGTATTAATTATCATAATCTCATATGTATACATCCTTTTCTCTGTCCTGAAGATAAGCTCTACTGAAGGGAGATCTAAAGCTTTTTCAACTTGCACCTCCCATCTCACAGCAGTCACTCTCTTCTATGGCACTCTTACATTCATTTATGTAATGCCCAAGTCCAGCTACTCCACAGATGTGAATAAGGTCATGTCTGTTTTTTACATTGTTATGATCCCCATGTTGAACCCCTTGATCTACAGTCTAAGGAATAATGAAGTAAAAGAGGCCCTGAGAAAACTGATGAGtaaaaaacatcttttttcatGA
- the LOC100934995 gene encoding olfactory receptor 5P3-like produces the protein MSGNNCTVVTDFYLLGLTDEPMLCVILFVIFLGVYTITLLGNLSIIVLIRKSSQLHTPMYLFLSHLAFVDSAYSSSVTPVMLKSFLVEKNIISLEGCMAQMFCVATCGTAECFLLAVMAYDRYMAICNPLLYSTNMSPKVCTLLLISSYLISCVIADIFTGCLLIRSFCGPNKINHFFCDYSPLLKLSYSQSNLTEILPSASAGSVMMITVLTIIISYVYILFSVLKISSTEGRAKAFSTCTSHLTAVTLFYGTTTFIYVMPKSSYSEDENKVVSVFYIVLIPMLNPLIYSLRNNEVKGALRKLINKKPLF, from the coding sequence ATGTCTGGCAACAACTGTACTGTTGTGACTGATTTCTATCTTTTGGGCTTAACAGATGAACCAATGCTTTGTGTCATCCTCTTTGTGATATTTCTGGGTGTCTATACCATCACTTTACTTGGAAACCTTAGTATAATCGTATTGATCAGAAAGAGCTCCCAACTTCACACGCCAATGTATCTTTTCCTTAGTCACTTGGCTTTTGTGGACTCTGCATATTCCTCATCTGTCACACCTGTTATGCTCAAGAGCTTCCTTGTGGAAAAAAACATAATCTCTCTGGAAGGCTGTATGGCCCAGATGTTTTGTGTAGCCACCTGTGGGACAGCTGAATGTTTCTTGCTGGCTGTAATGGCATATGATCGGTATATGGCTATTTGTAACCCCCTACTCTACTCCACCAATATGTCTCCTAAAGTATGCACTCTATTACTAATCTCATCCTACCTGATTAGTTGTGTAATTGCTGACATCTTTACTGGCTGCTTATTGATTAGGTCCTTCTGTGGACCCAATAAGATTAATCATTTTTTCTGTGATTATTCACCACTTTTGAAGCTTTCCTACTCCCAAAGTAATCTCACTGAAATTCTTCCTTCTGCCTCTGCTGGGTCAGTAATGATGATCACAGTACTAACAATCATAATCTCTTATGTATACATCCTTTTCTCCGTCCTAAAGATAAGTTCCACTGAGGGGAGAGCTAAAGCTTTCTCAACTTGCACTTCCCACCTCACAGCAGTGACTCTCTTTTATGGGACCACTACATTCATTTATGTGATGCCTAAGTCAAGCTACTCAGAAGATGAGAATAAAGTGGTGTCTGTTTTCTACATTGTATTGATCCCCATGTTGAACCCCCTGATCTACAGTCTGAGAAACAATGAAGTAAAAGGGGCCCTGAGAAAACTGATCAATAAGAAACCTCTTTTTTAA
- the LOC100935252 gene encoding olfactory receptor 480-like: MSGNNCTAVTDFILLGLTDEPMLCVILFVIFLGVYTVTLLGNLSIIVLIRKSSQLHTPMYLFLSHLAFVDSAYSSSVTPVMLKSFLVEKTIIPLEGCVAQLFCAAIFGTAEYFLLAVMAYDRYMAICNPLLYSTNMSSKVCTLLLISSYLSSCVNASMFIGCVLIRSFCGPNKINHFFCDYSPLLKLSYSQNNLGEIIPSAYAGSIITITVLVIIISYVYILFSVLKIKSSEGRSKAFSTCTSHLTAVTLYYSTTAFIYVMPKSSYSEDENKGVSVFYIVLIPMLNPLIYSLRNNEVKGALRKLINRKHLF, translated from the coding sequence ATGTCTGGCAACAACTGCACTGCTGTGACTGATTTCATTCTTTTAGGGCTAACAGATGAGCCAATGCTTTGTGTTATCCTCTTTGTGATATTTCTGGGTGTCTATACCGTCACTTTACTTGGAAACCTTAGTATAATCGTATTGATCAGAAAGAGCTCCCAACTTCACACGCCAATGTATCTTTTCCTTAGTCACTTGGCTTTTGTGGACTCTGCATATTCCTCATCTGTCACACCTGTTATGCTCAAGAGCTTCCTTGTGGAAAAAACCATAATTCCTCTGGAAGGCTGTGTGGCCCAGCTGTTTTGTGCAGCCATCTTTGGGACAGCTGAATATTTCCTGCTTGCTGTAATGGCGTATGATCGATATATGGCCATTTGTAACCCCCTACTCTACTCCACCAATATGTCTTCTAAAGTATGCACTCTATTACTAATCTCATCCTACCTGAGTAGTTGTGTAAATGCTAGCATGTTTATTGGTTGCGTATTGATTAGGTCTTTCTGTGGACCCAATAAGATTAATCACTTTTTCTGTGATTATTCACCACTTTTGAAGCTTTCCTACTCCCAAAATAATCTCGGTGAAATTATTCCTTCTGCTTATGCTGGGTCAATAATAACGATCACAGTACTAGTTATCATAATCTCTTATGTATACATCCTCTTTTCTGTCCTGAAGATAAAATCCTCTGAAGGGAGATCCAAAGCTTTCTCAACTTGTACCTCCCACCTTACAGCAGTGACTCTCTACTATTCGACCACTGCATTCATTTATGTGATGCCTAAGTCAAGCTACTCAGAGGATGAGAATAAAGGGGTGTCTGTTTTCTACATTGTATTGATCCCCATGTTGAACCCCCTTATCTACAGCCTGAGAAACAATGAAGTAAAAGGGGCCCtgagaaaactgataaatagGAAACAtcttttttaa
- the LOC100919798 gene encoding olfactory receptor 480-like — MSGNNCTAVTDFILLGLIDEPMLCVVLFVIFLGVYTVTLLGNLSIIVLIRKSSQLHTPMYLFLSHLAFVDSAYSSSVTPVMLKSFLVEKTIIPLEGCVAQMFCAAIFGTAEYFLLAVMAYDRYMAICNPLLYSTNMSPKVCTLLLISSYLSSCVNASIFTGCLLVRSFCGPNKINHFFCDYSPLLKLSYSQDNLAEIIPSAFAGSIIMITVLVIIISYVYILFSVLKIKSSEGRSKAFSTCTSHLTAVTLFYGTTTFIYVMPKSSYSEDENKVVSVFYIVLIPMLNPLIYSLRNNEVKGALRKLINRKHLF; from the coding sequence ATGTCTGGCAACAACTGCACTGCTGTGactgattttattcttttaggGCTAATAGATGAGCCAATGCTTTGTGTCGTCCTCTTTGTGATATTTCTGGGTGTCTATACTGTCACTTTACTTGGAAACCTTAGTATAATCGTATTGATCAGAAAGAGCTCCCAACTTCACACGCCAATGTATCTTTTCCTTAGTCACTTGGCTTTTGTGGACTCTGCATATTCCTCATCTGTCACACCTGTTATGCTCAAGAGCTTCCTTGTGGAAAAAACCATAATTCCTCTGGAAGGCTGTGTGGCCCAGATGTTTTGTGCAGCCATCTTTGGGACAGCTGAATATTTCCTGCTTGCTGTAATGGCGTATGATCGATATATGGCCATTTGTAACCCCCTACTCTACTCCACCAATATGTCTCCTAAAGTATGCACTCTATTACTAATCTCATCCTACCTGAGTAGTTGTGTAAATGCTAGCATCTTTACTGGTTGCTTATTGGTTAGGTCCTTCTGTGGACCTAACAAAATTAATCACTTTTTCTGTGATTATTCACCACTTTTGAAGCTTTCCTACTCCCAAGATAATCTCGCTGAAATTATTCCTTCTGCTTTTGCTGGGTCAATAATTATGATCACAGTACTAGTTATCATAATCTCTTATGTATACATCCTCTTTTCTGTCCTGAAGATAAAATCTTCTGAAGGGAGATCCAAAGCTTTCTCAACCTGCACTTCCCACCTCACAGCAGTCACTCTCTTTTATGGGACCACTACATTCATTTATGTGATGCCTAAGTCGAGCTACTCAGAAGATGAGAATAAAGTGGTGTCTGTTTTCTACATTGTATTGATCCCTATGTTGAACCCCCTGATCTACAGTCTGAGAAACAATGAAGTAAAAGGGGCCCtaagaaaactgataaataggaaacatcttttttaa